In Chlamydiales bacterium, the following proteins share a genomic window:
- a CDS encoding motility associated factor glycosyltransferase family protein, with the protein MLKEREALLEKYPDIYFFLSYTDYSAYEMTSSADGKVNAVRKKGKTEEFLHSISDIDEEVKLWAASLDLDDIEILYVYGVGLGYCYAEIKNWLHKLPQRRVVFLEDDLGAIAAFFQAEAAAEITEDPQVVLRFVRSWKADLDNLAQTFPCAHVAVTALPAYAKKSRAKISRIRLQLLRSSSSFHALFSEALFSHKLLQNLAPNLKRLPSAFYANELEGRYQGVPAIICGAGPSLKSVIGTLKTLENRALIIAGGSAIAALSNQGVVPHLAMALDPNPEEYERLKASAAFEVPLLFGSRLQPDVFSTCNGPIGYLKSDTGGLFESWIEERLSIDGEAIGPDLGREAFSVTTLAIAYAYTLGCTPIILAGVDLAYTGKQRYADGVVAQNAIDKGQLKKDKRSTDRLLHRKDRLGNPVDTMVKWVMESECIGAYAKAHPEREFLSATEGGIGFPGIEYTPLEEIAEQKMKQTHDLRGRIHSDIQNLKMTQISTPRIFALYEQLRLSLRRCLELCEEILYEIKSAQTPLPTTKMALLEHDLQSESAYEALMAVAVPALDHLLLRYMGRSEKDKVDQQRIKWHRVKEIIESQLQTLDSDGACS; encoded by the coding sequence GTGCTAAAAGAGCGAGAAGCCCTACTAGAAAAATATCCCGACATCTATTTTTTTCTCTCTTACACCGACTACTCCGCCTATGAGATGACAAGTAGTGCAGATGGCAAAGTGAACGCCGTGCGGAAAAAAGGAAAGACAGAGGAGTTTCTGCACTCTATTTCTGACATCGATGAAGAGGTGAAGCTCTGGGCTGCATCACTTGATCTAGATGACATTGAGATCCTCTATGTTTATGGCGTGGGCTTAGGCTACTGCTATGCGGAAATAAAAAACTGGCTGCACAAGCTGCCTCAGCGGAGAGTTGTTTTTTTAGAAGATGACCTCGGTGCGATTGCTGCCTTCTTTCAGGCAGAAGCAGCCGCTGAGATCACAGAAGATCCGCAGGTAGTTTTGCGCTTCGTGCGCAGCTGGAAGGCAGATCTCGACAATCTAGCACAGACCTTTCCTTGCGCGCACGTTGCAGTAACTGCGCTTCCTGCCTACGCAAAAAAGAGCAGAGCGAAGATCTCGCGCATCCGTCTTCAGCTCCTCCGCAGCAGCTCCTCATTCCACGCGCTCTTCTCAGAGGCCCTCTTTTCGCATAAGCTCTTGCAGAATCTAGCTCCCAACTTGAAGCGTCTGCCTTCCGCTTTCTATGCAAATGAACTGGAAGGTCGCTACCAGGGCGTGCCTGCGATCATCTGCGGTGCAGGCCCCTCTTTGAAATCTGTGATCGGAACACTTAAAACACTTGAAAACCGGGCGCTTATCATCGCAGGTGGATCTGCCATTGCAGCGCTGAGTAATCAAGGAGTTGTGCCGCATCTTGCCATGGCTTTAGATCCGAATCCCGAAGAGTATGAAAGGTTGAAAGCTAGCGCCGCTTTTGAAGTTCCACTCCTTTTTGGCAGTAGATTGCAGCCAGATGTTTTCTCTACATGCAACGGCCCCATTGGCTACCTCAAATCTGATACTGGCGGCCTCTTTGAAAGCTGGATCGAAGAGCGCCTTTCGATAGATGGAGAAGCGATCGGACCCGATCTTGGAAGAGAGGCCTTTTCAGTGACAACACTTGCAATTGCATACGCCTATACCCTTGGCTGCACTCCGATCATCCTCGCTGGCGTCGACCTCGCCTATACTGGCAAGCAGCGCTATGCCGATGGCGTAGTCGCACAGAATGCAATCGATAAAGGCCAGCTGAAAAAAGATAAGCGCTCGACAGATAGGCTGCTCCATCGCAAGGACCGCCTCGGCAATCCTGTAGATACCATGGTGAAGTGGGTCATGGAGTCGGAGTGCATTGGCGCCTATGCTAAAGCTCATCCAGAGAGAGAGTTTTTGAGTGCAACCGAAGGAGGCATCGGCTTTCCCGGCATTGAATACACTCCTCTTGAAGAGATCGCAGAGCAGAAGATGAAACAGACGCATGATCTTCGAGGTAGGATTCACTCTGATATCCAGAACTTGAAGATGACGCAGATCTCAACTCCACGCATTTTTGCCCTCTACGAGCAGCTCAGATTGAGTTTGCGCAGATGCCTCGAACTCTGTGAAGAGATCCTGTATGAGATTAAGTCGGCCCAGACCCCTCTTCCTACCACCAAGATGGCACTGCTCGAGCACGACCTACAGAGTGAAAGTGCGTATGAGGCGCTGATGGCAGTTGCCGTTCCTGCGCTCGACCATCTCCTGCTGCGCTACATGGGGCGGTCGGAAAAAGATAAGGTCGATCAGCAGAGAATTAAGTGGCACCGCGTCAAAGAGATCATTGAGAGCCAACTTCAGACACTTGATAGTGATGGAGCTTGTTCCTAA
- a CDS encoding PaaI family thioesterase: MDKLLLVDDHYCFACGMENPHGLRIQWKIEGATTVAEFTPDRKYQGWQGILHGGIIATLLDEAMTRLACEVCGGALTAEMTVRFVAPARIGELLTIRGEIICEKRRIIEMRASIHSSGALIAHSTGKAVRI; the protein is encoded by the coding sequence ATGGATAAACTGCTGCTTGTTGATGATCACTACTGTTTCGCTTGTGGTATGGAGAATCCGCATGGATTGCGCATACAATGGAAAATTGAAGGTGCCACTACAGTGGCTGAATTCACTCCGGATCGGAAATATCAGGGATGGCAAGGGATTTTACATGGAGGAATCATCGCCACGCTTTTAGATGAGGCGATGACAAGGCTTGCTTGCGAAGTTTGCGGAGGAGCACTAACAGCAGAAATGACCGTGCGTTTCGTGGCGCCTGCTCGCATTGGAGAGCTGCTGACAATCCGAGGGGAGATTATCTGTGAAAAGCGCAGGATCATAGAGATGAGAGCCTCTATCCACTCTTCAGGAGCGTTAATCGCGCACTCTACGGGCAAAGCAGTAAGAATCTAA
- a CDS encoding type I restriction enzyme HsdR N-terminal domain-containing protein — MALSSQSRKPKQKIFDELRGIWVAATEEEIVRQTLLHQMVGLLGYPKELLAIEREIGLLPHLQGVKVPDRRVDILCFGRGIHPDHALYPLLLIECKKEGLGFDAKEQLLGYNSYVGAYFISMAAKDELLFGYPDRKSGTYAFASSLPPYQELINAIKNGRV, encoded by the coding sequence ATGGCGTTATCCAGCCAGAGTAGAAAACCAAAGCAGAAGATCTTCGACGAGCTTCGTGGAATTTGGGTTGCTGCAACGGAAGAGGAGATCGTCCGTCAGACTCTGCTGCATCAAATGGTCGGCCTTCTAGGTTATCCAAAAGAGCTTCTTGCAATCGAAAGAGAGATCGGTCTACTTCCTCATCTACAGGGTGTAAAAGTTCCAGATCGCAGGGTTGATATTCTCTGTTTCGGTAGAGGAATCCACCCCGACCACGCCTTATATCCCCTGCTTCTCATCGAGTGTAAAAAAGAGGGGCTTGGCTTCGATGCAAAAGAGCAGCTTCTCGGATACAATAGCTATGTGGGAGCCTACTTCATCTCCATGGCAGCAAAAGATGAGCTCCTATTTGGCTATCCAGATCGGAAGAGCGGAACTTATGCTTTTGCATCCTCACTTCCTCCCTATCAAGAACTTATAAACGCGATAAAGAATGGAAGAGTATAA
- a CDS encoding sigma-54-dependent Fis family transcriptional regulator, producing the protein MKKILSDVVKIAQSSASVFISGESGTGKEVIAEAIHLMSPRASAAFIKVNCAAVPETLIESEFFGHEKGSFTGAVNRRIGRFEQADKGTLLLDEISEVPLTVQTKLLRAVQEQVFERVGGPNPIQVDVRLISTSNRNMKEAVEQKIFREDLYYRLNVVPIHLAPLRERKEDILPLAEHFLERLCAENQKPRKSLSLAAKNRMLNYPWPGNIRELANIIERLVVMHSTVEISPSDLCLEEPGLCSIGPSLYAGPLTLEELEKRHILETLALQNYNRTQTAKLLGISVRTLRNKLHHYQVSEVGSQ; encoded by the coding sequence ATGAAGAAGATCCTGAGCGATGTGGTTAAAATCGCACAGAGCTCCGCAAGCGTCTTCATCAGTGGAGAGTCGGGCACGGGCAAAGAGGTGATCGCAGAGGCGATCCACCTGATGTCTCCGAGGGCTTCTGCAGCTTTTATCAAAGTCAACTGCGCGGCAGTTCCGGAAACACTGATCGAATCTGAGTTTTTTGGTCATGAGAAGGGCTCGTTCACTGGAGCAGTAAATCGGCGCATCGGCAGGTTCGAGCAAGCGGATAAAGGAACCCTGCTTCTGGATGAGATCTCAGAGGTTCCCCTCACGGTGCAAACGAAGCTTCTGCGGGCAGTGCAGGAGCAGGTGTTTGAGCGCGTGGGAGGCCCAAACCCGATACAGGTGGACGTCCGCTTAATCTCGACCTCGAATCGGAATATGAAAGAAGCTGTCGAGCAGAAGATCTTTCGAGAGGATCTCTACTACCGGCTCAATGTGGTGCCAATTCATCTTGCGCCTCTCAGAGAGCGAAAAGAGGATATCCTGCCTCTTGCGGAGCACTTTCTCGAGAGATTATGCGCTGAGAACCAGAAGCCTAGAAAGAGCTTAAGTCTGGCTGCAAAAAACAGGATGCTCAACTACCCGTGGCCTGGCAACATCCGCGAACTTGCCAACATCATCGAAAGGCTGGTGGTCATGCACAGCACGGTAGAAATTTCCCCAAGCGATCTCTGCTTGGAAGAGCCGGGCCTCTGCTCGATCGGGCCGAGCTTGTATGCGGGCCCCCTCACTCTGGAAGAGCTAGAAAAACGCCACATTCTAGAAACGCTGGCTCTGCAAAATTATAATCGGACGCAGACGGCAAAGCTCCTGGGAATCAGCGTGAGAACGCTTAGGAACAAGCTCCATCACTATCAAGTGTCTGAAGTTGGCTCTCAATGA
- a CDS encoding DUF4065 domain-containing protein: MKCLNCDCEKFESKNIRFNPEIKGEEVEVVVPSFVCTKCQTPLMDGEQMNVLRRSAADKYRKQHHLLTSEEIIKFRALLGMSQAAFASYLKVGEASIKRWETYYVQDVVQDDHIRLKCDEAYAELNALEVHWKSQSSDIYSGNRPFCLELFKQAVRYLIGFTKSPLFLNKAMFYADFKHHQQHGTSITGARYVHLEYGPCPDQFQNIYQLFLSKGVLISGGHHILKSIEKPDLSVFSDSEKEVLEFVAQIAKDGGKKLLKISHDEKAFKKTEPLQLISYEFSKELMI; the protein is encoded by the coding sequence ATGAAATGCCTAAATTGTGATTGTGAAAAATTTGAGTCAAAAAACATCCGCTTTAATCCTGAGATAAAAGGAGAGGAAGTTGAGGTGGTCGTGCCTTCATTTGTTTGCACCAAATGTCAGACGCCTTTAATGGACGGCGAGCAGATGAATGTGCTTCGAAGAAGCGCTGCGGATAAATATCGTAAGCAGCACCATCTTTTAACATCTGAAGAAATTATCAAATTTCGGGCTCTGCTTGGGATGTCTCAAGCTGCTTTTGCAAGCTATTTAAAAGTTGGAGAAGCGAGCATCAAACGTTGGGAAACCTATTATGTCCAAGATGTCGTGCAAGATGACCATATACGTTTGAAGTGCGATGAAGCATACGCAGAACTGAACGCTCTTGAAGTCCATTGGAAAAGCCAATCATCGGACATCTACAGTGGTAATAGACCATTTTGTTTAGAGCTCTTTAAACAGGCCGTGCGCTACCTAATCGGCTTTACGAAAAGCCCTTTATTTTTGAACAAAGCCATGTTTTATGCTGATTTTAAACACCACCAGCAACACGGAACGAGCATAACCGGCGCCAGATATGTCCATTTAGAATATGGTCCATGCCCAGATCAGTTCCAGAACATCTATCAGTTATTTCTCTCTAAAGGCGTCTTGATTTCTGGTGGTCACCATATTTTAAAAAGCATCGAGAAACCCGATCTGAGTGTTTTTTCAGATTCTGAAAAAGAGGTTTTAGAATTTGTTGCACAAATTGCCAAAGATGGCGGAAAGAAGCTTTTAAAGATTTCTCACGACGAAAAAGCCTTTAAAAAAACCGAACCCCTGCAGCTCATCAGCTACGAGTTTTCAAAAGAATTAATGATTTAA
- a CDS encoding 23S rRNA (adenine(2503)-C(2))-methyltransferase RlmN gives MLALLGKGEHHACGLYRDWFTKGEVSDEAPWIESQARGLVREMISFTDFSLPEVSLLREEGDTVKYLLRYGDGRESESVLIPMQSGITLCISSQVGCKMGCAFCETGKMGLLRSLSVEEIVSQVFIAMRVFKRPVRNIVFMGMGEPLDNFDCVKQAIAVLTDPCGMGFGPSRITVSTSGVLDGLVRFTNEIDPAVNLAVSVNAPNDSVRSRLMPVNKRWDMAALKEVLMRYCENPRRQIFAEYVLIKGINDSVAAAEELGRYLEGLRVRVNLIAYNAQSRGVFAPPDEAEMDAFAAKIREMGYQTLVRHPKGRGIMAACGQLGKRQKILCKTSS, from the coding sequence GTGCTAGCGCTGCTGGGAAAAGGAGAGCACCACGCGTGCGGGCTCTACCGCGACTGGTTTACTAAAGGGGAGGTCTCTGACGAGGCTCCCTGGATAGAGTCGCAGGCGAGGGGGCTGGTGCGCGAGATGATCTCTTTTACCGACTTCTCTCTGCCGGAGGTCTCTCTTCTGCGCGAAGAGGGGGACACGGTAAAGTATCTTCTGCGTTATGGAGATGGAAGGGAGAGCGAGTCGGTGCTCATTCCGATGCAGTCGGGAATCACGCTCTGCATCTCTTCTCAGGTGGGGTGCAAGATGGGGTGCGCCTTCTGCGAAACGGGAAAGATGGGTCTTCTTCGCTCGCTTTCTGTGGAGGAGATCGTCTCTCAAGTTTTTATTGCAATGCGGGTGTTTAAGCGTCCGGTGCGCAACATCGTCTTCATGGGAATGGGTGAGCCTCTGGACAACTTCGACTGCGTCAAGCAGGCGATTGCGGTGCTGACAGATCCCTGTGGGATGGGCTTTGGGCCATCGAGGATCACGGTCTCGACGAGCGGGGTGCTGGATGGACTCGTGCGTTTCACAAATGAGATCGATCCTGCGGTTAATCTTGCGGTGTCGGTGAATGCGCCGAACGATAGTGTGCGCTCGAGGCTGATGCCGGTGAATAAGCGCTGGGATATGGCGGCTCTGAAAGAGGTGCTGATGCGCTACTGCGAGAATCCGAGGCGGCAGATCTTTGCTGAGTATGTGCTGATCAAGGGGATCAACGATTCGGTTGCAGCGGCAGAGGAGCTGGGGCGCTATTTGGAGGGGCTGCGGGTACGGGTGAATCTCATCGCCTACAATGCGCAGAGCAGGGGCGTTTTTGCGCCGCCGGACGAGGCGGAGATGGACGCCTTTGCTGCGAAAATAAGGGAGATGGGTTATCAGACTCTGGTGCGCCATCCAAAAGGGCGGGGGATCATGGCTGCCTGCGGGCAACTTGGTAAAAGGCAGAAAATCCTTTGCAAAACTTCGAGCTAA
- a CDS encoding GNAT family N-acetyltransferase — MTFALKNMVSLHYRDHCEVRFYKDDRGQLSATIDTDRLHIESLGPQNDNPRSTEETHALYASLYGNTEVMEKFAGGKTKSPEDTAKLVNNWIKRWQSGDPFGGMAIYLKETGEFVGHIVLGHGDNPGESSLAGLGNARFWNSGYGTEAAVALVEDFAPLTVQEDYRFLITDKDGQVSKPLLNKIAATAKTDNGASVAILSKKLKMKDAGIWEEHGAPRHHFFKEISDQKSS, encoded by the coding sequence ATGACTTTTGCATTAAAAAATATGGTTAGTTTGCACTATCGCGACCATTGCGAGGTGCGCTTTTATAAAGATGATCGCGGACAGCTCTCTGCGACGATCGATACCGACAGATTGCATATCGAATCCCTCGGCCCACAAAACGATAATCCAAGATCCACGGAAGAGACTCACGCCTTATACGCCTCTCTGTATGGAAATACAGAAGTAATGGAAAAATTTGCGGGAGGAAAAACAAAGTCTCCTGAAGATACAGCAAAGCTTGTCAATAACTGGATAAAGCGTTGGCAGAGCGGAGATCCCTTTGGAGGAATGGCCATCTACTTAAAAGAGACCGGGGAATTTGTGGGTCACATCGTGTTGGGCCATGGAGACAATCCCGGAGAATCCTCGCTAGCAGGTCTTGGAAACGCTCGCTTTTGGAACTCAGGTTATGGAACAGAGGCAGCAGTAGCACTAGTCGAAGACTTTGCGCCGTTAACAGTTCAAGAAGATTATAGATTTCTGATCACTGATAAAGATGGACAAGTATCCAAACCCCTTCTTAACAAAATTGCAGCCACTGCAAAGACGGACAATGGCGCTTCCGTAGCAATACTTTCAAAAAAACTAAAGATGAAAGATGCCGGAATATGGGAAGAGCATGGGGCGCCGCGCCACCACTTCTTCAAAGAGATCTCAGACCAAAAATCCAGCTAA
- the raiA gene encoding ribosome-associated translation inhibitor RaiA codes for MVDKNKFKEEDAAGYKLNVYGKGIHVTEAMKNYLSDKLKKIDKLHTHIMDIHVYMEIQRLEHVVTIVAKFEHFKIKVSADSTDIYASIDTAVRRLQHKIRRWKGRIQDHNAKKLTATDVLVNVLNRPYDLIEEINSEIEFENKKNEQYKLPSVIGTEKLRLKTLNMEEAVMKMDLSGDHFLVFRGEEDQKLKVMYRRSDGNYGVIQPE; via the coding sequence ATGGTCGACAAGAACAAGTTCAAAGAAGAAGATGCTGCGGGATATAAGCTCAATGTCTATGGCAAGGGCATTCATGTTACCGAGGCCATGAAGAACTACCTGAGCGATAAGCTGAAGAAGATCGATAAGCTCCACACGCACATCATGGATATCCACGTCTACATGGAGATCCAGCGCCTTGAACACGTGGTGACTATCGTCGCTAAGTTCGAGCATTTTAAAATTAAAGTCTCTGCCGATAGTACCGACATCTATGCTTCTATCGACACTGCAGTCCGCCGTTTGCAGCATAAGATCCGCAGATGGAAGGGGCGCATTCAAGATCACAATGCGAAGAAGCTCACTGCGACAGATGTTCTTGTCAACGTGCTAAATCGTCCCTACGACCTGATTGAAGAGATCAACTCTGAAATCGAGTTCGAAAACAAAAAAAATGAGCAGTATAAGCTTCCAAGTGTGATCGGCACCGAGAAGCTGCGTCTAAAGACTCTCAATATGGAAGAGGCTGTGATGAAGATGGATCTCTCTGGAGACCACTTCCTCGTCTTCCGCGGAGAGGAAGATCAGAAACTCAAAGTGATGTATCGCCGCAGTGATGGCAACTATGGCGTTATCCAGCCAGAGTAG
- the recO gene encoding DNA repair protein RecO produces the protein MEETEGIVLKCLEYKDRERIITVFTKENGLVSLIVKGVWAGSHDKLSATTPFCQAQYIFKRGRSDLLRYHESSILYEHLELRSHYSHLEAAGLMAKTLLDSQLPGRPSHALYALFERCLKQIPHFSHPQTLTSSFLLKMLLLEGLISHEESDIPHLTPAEHELFRELTFGRSFQKLAQLQVPPELAQKVQAHFSSRIHQN, from the coding sequence ATGGAAGAGACCGAAGGCATCGTTTTAAAATGCCTGGAATATAAGGACCGCGAGCGCATCATCACCGTCTTCACAAAGGAGAACGGCCTCGTCAGCCTCATCGTTAAAGGCGTCTGGGCAGGCAGCCACGATAAGCTCTCCGCCACAACCCCCTTCTGCCAAGCCCAATACATCTTCAAACGCGGCAGATCCGACCTCCTCCGCTACCATGAGAGCAGCATCCTCTACGAGCACCTAGAGCTCCGCAGCCACTACTCACACCTCGAAGCCGCAGGCCTCATGGCAAAAACCCTCCTAGACTCTCAACTCCCCGGCAGACCCTCGCACGCCCTCTATGCCCTCTTCGAGCGCTGCCTTAAACAGATCCCCCACTTCTCCCATCCACAAACCCTCACCTCCAGCTTCCTCCTCAAGATGCTCCTCCTCGAAGGCCTCATTAGCCACGAAGAGAGCGACATCCCCCACCTCACCCCCGCCGAACACGAACTCTTCCGCGAGCTCACCTTCGGCCGCAGCTTCCAGAAGCTCGCCCAGCTCCAGGTCCCCCCCGAACTCGCACAAAAAGT
- a CDS encoding toxin-antitoxin system YwqK family antitoxin — MHKERYETENGRLTLIDEELGLHLECAFDSEKGARYTHYPDKKIESCCYYDGELLHGPSIFYSKTGVVLSRSWYIKGVRQGKMWQYYTSGSLSSVQRYKDGLLTGKQEYYYEDGKIKSLIFYDSGHLHGELLLYYPDGKLKRHTYYAHGKREGTDRIWNPKGVLIQEGALC; from the coding sequence ATGCACAAAGAGAGATATGAGACTGAAAATGGGCGCCTCACTCTAATCGATGAAGAGCTTGGCCTTCATCTAGAGTGCGCCTTTGATTCTGAGAAGGGTGCGCGCTACACCCACTATCCCGACAAGAAGATCGAAAGCTGCTGCTACTACGATGGAGAGCTCTTGCATGGTCCATCTATCTTCTACAGCAAAACAGGAGTGGTTCTTTCGCGCAGCTGGTATATCAAGGGGGTGCGTCAGGGGAAGATGTGGCAGTACTACACCTCTGGAAGTTTAAGCTCGGTGCAGCGTTATAAAGATGGGCTCCTCACTGGCAAACAGGAGTACTACTACGAAGATGGAAAGATCAAGAGTCTGATCTTCTACGACAGCGGCCATCTTCATGGAGAGCTTCTGCTCTATTACCCCGACGGAAAGCTCAAACGCCACACCTACTATGCGCATGGCAAAAGAGAGGGAACAGACCGCATCTGGAATCCGAAGGGAGTCTTAATTCAGGAGGGCGCGCTGTGCTAA
- a CDS encoding motility associated factor glycosyltransferase family protein: MEEYKETDVLCFFDAEMHPCVQLFSSWLEEKEERYLLFLNRGDLLSQFLAASHPKVRFLSLDADEELLKQQLQEFLFLRFSYHEAERDEAKEAFARIERCREEVNLIASDFKDMGKRVLSNYLENFSELGKAKRASGLFGEFKGVPAIICGAGPSLGREIEQLRKWKGRGVIFAGGSSLNVLSSFNLLPDLTACIDPDPPLERFLQQHAIEAPLFYQNRVSQELLAQAHGPRLWMPDSGNYPIESWMNAQVEIDEPPFDGGWNVSTFSLALARALGCSPIILVGVELSTDSERVYGAGVDEKVGSQFIEAEDVDGRRVYTKRDWQMAASWIQQFAEAHKDLRIVNATRGGLELKGVERSSLEELLKTHGQKMVDVEALVHAKVAQLPPACERDPQAVSLAVKESFLKCEKIVDDLLTLCEKIYPNLPSERGEGALLEVELEEEVAYQMFFEPLWRIWQPLFTRDADASPYLHKLIFIKRTCNAQREI, from the coding sequence ATGGAAGAGTATAAAGAGACAGACGTCCTCTGCTTTTTTGATGCAGAGATGCACCCGTGCGTGCAGCTCTTCTCTTCGTGGTTGGAAGAGAAAGAGGAGAGGTATCTTCTTTTTCTAAATCGGGGAGATCTTCTCTCTCAATTTCTTGCAGCCAGCCATCCTAAAGTTCGCTTTCTCTCTCTCGATGCAGACGAGGAGCTTTTAAAACAGCAGCTCCAGGAGTTTCTCTTCTTGCGCTTCTCCTATCATGAAGCTGAAAGGGATGAGGCGAAAGAGGCTTTTGCGCGGATTGAGAGATGCAGGGAAGAGGTCAACCTCATCGCTTCAGATTTTAAGGACATGGGAAAGAGGGTCCTCTCCAACTATCTCGAGAACTTTTCTGAGCTTGGAAAGGCAAAGCGCGCAAGCGGCCTGTTTGGGGAGTTTAAGGGAGTGCCTGCGATCATCTGCGGTGCGGGCCCCTCGCTGGGAAGAGAGATAGAGCAGCTGCGCAAGTGGAAGGGGCGCGGGGTGATCTTCGCCGGCGGCTCCTCGCTCAACGTTCTCTCCTCGTTTAACCTGCTTCCAGACCTCACTGCTTGTATCGATCCAGATCCACCGCTGGAGCGCTTCTTGCAGCAGCATGCGATCGAAGCTCCCCTTTTCTACCAGAACAGGGTGTCTCAAGAGCTTCTTGCGCAGGCGCATGGGCCCCGCCTCTGGATGCCAGACAGCGGAAACTACCCGATCGAATCCTGGATGAATGCGCAGGTGGAGATAGATGAGCCCCCCTTCGATGGAGGGTGGAATGTATCGACCTTCTCCCTTGCTCTTGCACGAGCTCTTGGCTGCAGCCCGATTATTCTTGTGGGAGTTGAGCTCTCGACAGATTCTGAGAGGGTCTACGGGGCAGGAGTCGATGAGAAAGTGGGCAGCCAGTTCATCGAAGCTGAAGATGTAGATGGCAGAAGGGTGTATACAAAGCGCGACTGGCAGATGGCAGCGAGCTGGATTCAGCAGTTTGCAGAGGCGCACAAAGATCTGCGGATTGTGAATGCAACGAGAGGCGGGCTTGAGCTGAAAGGAGTTGAGAGAAGCTCGCTTGAGGAGCTACTTAAAACGCATGGCCAGAAGATGGTCGATGTAGAAGCTCTTGTGCATGCGAAGGTTGCGCAGCTGCCGCCTGCGTGCGAAAGAGATCCTCAGGCGGTGAGCCTGGCAGTGAAAGAGAGTTTTTTAAAGTGTGAAAAAATTGTAGATGACTTGCTCACCTTATGCGAAAAGATCTATCCTAATCTTCCCAGCGAAAGAGGAGAGGGAGCTCTGCTAGAGGTTGAGCTAGAAGAGGAGGTTGCATACCAGATGTTTTTTGAGCCTCTCTGGCGGATCTGGCAGCCTCTTTTTACTCGCGATGCAGACGCCTCCCCCTACTTGCATAAACTAATATTTATTAAGAGAACCTGCAATGCACAAAGAGAGATATGA
- a CDS encoding alpha/beta hydrolase, which produces MNISGTEIFVEKLPGTGSLNFVLIHNAGSDHRFFTHQLETLRKFGDVIQLDLPGSGKSQPISSYTMRDLSSIIARVCEKLSLENICLIGLNNGANIAIDMVLNHSLAIERLVLIDPPIFMNKSFVSEIDSYIESLEKAEFNHQFVAAFVDALFLNTDSSNKEIAASAFNGVNKKSLSGIFRGLLEWDATSAGILKKIACPTLCILTDEHHCSYEKMHREAPQFEIGKVVGSKCWATLEVPEQVNAMITRFLKIHSMYTQTT; this is translated from the coding sequence ATGAACATCAGTGGGACTGAAATTTTTGTAGAAAAACTTCCAGGCACAGGGAGTTTGAATTTTGTTCTGATTCACAATGCGGGCTCAGATCATCGCTTTTTTACCCATCAGCTTGAAACATTGAGAAAGTTTGGCGATGTCATTCAGTTGGATTTGCCTGGTTCTGGCAAGAGTCAACCAATATCCAGCTATACAATGAGAGATTTGTCCTCCATTATTGCCAGGGTTTGTGAAAAATTATCTCTCGAAAATATCTGCCTGATAGGACTCAATAACGGCGCTAATATCGCGATTGATATGGTGCTGAATCACTCTTTGGCAATCGAGAGACTTGTTTTGATTGATCCTCCAATTTTTATGAACAAGTCCTTCGTTAGCGAAATCGATTCTTATATTGAGAGTTTAGAAAAAGCGGAGTTCAATCATCAGTTCGTGGCAGCGTTTGTTGATGCGCTATTTCTCAATACGGATTCTAGCAACAAGGAAATCGCTGCGAGTGCGTTTAATGGCGTAAATAAAAAATCTCTGTCCGGAATTTTTAGAGGGCTCCTTGAATGGGATGCTACATCAGCGGGGATCTTAAAAAAGATTGCCTGCCCAACACTGTGCATTTTAACTGATGAACATCACTGCTCTTATGAAAAGATGCATCGAGAAGCGCCTCAATTTGAAATCGGAAAAGTCGTGGGATCGAAATGTTGGGCTACTCTTGAAGTTCCCGAACAAGTAAACGCTATGATCACCCGTTTTCTAAAAATCCACTCCATGTATACACAAACAACCTGA